CCCTTATCTTGCCCCGGTGCCCCACCGGGGCCGGCGCAACGAGCCTGCTTACGTCGTTTTCACTGCTGAGGAAATTGCCAGGCTGAGGGGAATGAAAACCGAAGAACTGGCCAGGATATGCGCGGAAAACGGCAGGAAATTATTCCGGATAGGTTGAATTGCAGGTATTATATAAATATAAAGACTTTTGCAAAAAAGAGCAAGGAGGGGCTTTATGAAAAGCAGGCAGAAAAAGGGGCTGATCCTGGTCAATACCGGCAATGGCAAGGGCAAGACGACCGCTGCCCTGGGCATGGCCCTCAGGGCCTGGGGACAGGGCATGAGGGTGCTGGTGCTTCAGTTTATCAAGGGTGGGTGGAAATACGGCGAGTTAAAGGCGGCGGAAAAGCTGGCGCCCGGTTTTGAGATTCGCCAGATGGGCGAGGGGTTCATTAAAGGGGAGAATGACAGCGCTCTGGACGAACACCGGCATGCCGCCCAGCAGGCTTTAAAGGCCGCCGGGGAGGAAATCCTTTCCGGCAAATACGATTTGATTATCCTGGATGAAATCCTTTACGCCCTGCATTTCGGGCTTGTTAGCCTGGACGACGTGCTGGCCCTGCTGGCCCAAAAACCGGAAGGCCTGCATCTGGTTCTTACCGGGCGCAACGCCCCGCCGGAAATAATCGAAAGGGCCGATCTGGTTACCGAAATGCGGGAGGTCAAACACCATTTCACCAGCGGAGTTCCGGCCCAGAAGGGGATTGAATTTTAAGCTGCCTGGAGCTGTCTGAAAACCGCGCCAGCAATTTTAAAGCGATGGAGGTTTGCCGATGCGCCAGGTGCCTGTTACTATTGCGTGGATGGTAAATGCTTTTGAAAACAGCAGCGAGCACTCCGAGTACTACCTGGATATGCAGACGGGCGACATAAAGTATTTTTCACCCATGGACTTTCCCGAGCATGCGGAGCTGATAAAAAAGCTGGACAGGCAAACGGACCGGTATATCAGGCTACCGAAGCTGGACAGAGAGCTTTCCGTCAGGGTTGAGCGGGAATTTGCTGCCACCGTCCCGGATCCCAGCCTGAGAAGCCTGCTGGAAAACGCCCTGGCTAATGGATTAAAATTCCGGAATGCCCTGATGGAGCACGAAGAAGAGCGGCGCCGGTGGTATAAATTCCAGAACGAAAAGTACGAGGAATATTTAAGGCGGTGGTTTAGGGAAAAAGGGATAGAGCTGGTTGACCGGCCGGCCGGAAACATCAGGGTGTAATGTAATAAGGCCGGGCAACTAATTAACCGGCCGTTTGATTTTTTTGGAAAACCCTGAAGGTATGTTTGCTTTTTACAAGGAAAAACCGGGGGCAAAAGCCGCCCGGTTATTTATCCGAGGGTTAATTCTAAAGACTGTCAGGCCTTATCCGCTTTTCCAATGCTGCCCAGGTAGGCGCTGCGGACCTGCGGGTCGGCCTGAAGTTCATAGGCCGGGCCGGAAATCATGATCCTG
The window above is part of the Pelotomaculum thermopropionicum SI genome. Proteins encoded here:
- the BtuR gene encoding ATP:corrinoid adenosyltransferase — its product is MKSRQKKGLILVNTGNGKGKTTAALGMALRAWGQGMRVLVLQFIKGGWKYGELKAAEKLAPGFEIRQMGEGFIKGENDSALDEHRHAAQQALKAAGEEILSGKYDLIILDEILYALHFGLVSLDDVLALLAQKPEGLHLVLTGRNAPPEIIERADLVTEMREVKHHFTSGVPAQKGIEF